From the genome of Novosphingobium sp. P6W:
ATCCTTCAGGAACGCGAAGTCGTGCGCCTCGGCTCGCGCAAGGCCATCGCGCTCGACGTCCGGCTGATCGCCGCTACCAACGTCGACCTTGCCCGTGCCGTCGCCGAGGGGCGCTTTCGCGAAGACCTGTTCTATCGCCTCAACGTGGTGTCGCTGCCGATCCTGCCCTTGCGCGAACGCCGCGCCGACATCCTCCCGCTGGCGCGCCACTTCCTCGAACTGCACGGCTCGAAGATGGGCGCGGGACGCCTCCAGCTCACCGCTCGGGCGGAGGAAGTACTTTTCGCCCACGCCTGGCCGGGCAACATCCGCGAGCTGGAAAACGCGATCGTGCGCGCCACGCTGACCTGCATCGATGGCCAGATCACTGCCGACGATCTTGCCCTGCACGCCATGGACGCGCGCCAGCTCGCCCCGCCGCCGACAGCGGCCACGCCGATCGAGGCCGCCGCCTTGCCTTCCGCGGCAGAGGATGCAGTCATGGAAGACCGGCTTATGCCGCTGGTCGCGCGTTTCCTCGAAGAAAAGCAGGGCACGCTGCTGGATCGCACCATCGAAAGCGTCGTGCGCATCGCGTTCTCGCGTTACGAGGGCAACCAGATCCGCACCGCTACCGCGCTGGGGGTAACGCGCAGCGTGCTGCGCACCCATCTCAAGAATTTCGGCCTGATCTGAAACCTGCGCCCAAAAGCGCAGAACGCCATCCAGATCCGCACTTTGGCTGCGTGGATTTGTGCAGTCCCTCCCATCCTTTGAAGCCAGATCGCCTTTTCGGCGTGATTTTCCAACCTTGGCACGCCGCTTGCTCCTGTAGGCGATGAAGAGCGGCGCCGAACGGCTATCAGGCGCCCGCTCCTCTTACAGATCGCGTAATCGAGGACAGAGCAAGTCATGGCATTCACGGCGCCCCATCGTTTCCCCGCCATTCGCCGTCTGGGCGCGGCCAGCGCCTTGGCGCTTGCGCTGTCGCTGGCGGGCCAGGCCCACGCCG
Proteins encoded in this window:
- a CDS encoding sigma-54-dependent Fis family transcriptional regulator: MALAKERIAGPAAGHANRTILSLDPNNPTIPAIRARAFVFSDPRSRAMVPMIERTAPSDATVLIAGETGTGKELVARYVHALSHRRDGPFIAVNCGAFSEALIESELFGHERGAFTGAMDARAGWFEAANGGTLFLDEVGDLPHALQVKLLRILQEREVVRLGSRKAIALDVRLIAATNVDLARAVAEGRFREDLFYRLNVVSLPILPLRERRADILPLARHFLELHGSKMGAGRLQLTARAEEVLFAHAWPGNIRELENAIVRATLTCIDGQITADDLALHAMDARQLAPPPTAATPIEAAALPSAAEDAVMEDRLMPLVARFLEEKQGTLLDRTIESVVRIAFSRYEGNQIRTATALGVTRSVLRTHLKNFGLI